AGTCCAAGAATGAAAGTAGTGGATATCTTAACTGAACCTCTTATTAACTATGACAGGCTAAAAAAAGAAGATAAAGAAAAAAAGGCTATTGAACTTCTTGAAATGGTTGACCTACCTGCTGATTTTCTTCATAAATATCCTCATAATATGAGTGGAGGACAAAAACAAAGGATTGGTATAGCAAGAGCCTTATCATTGGAACCAGAAGTTTTAGTCTGTGATGAAGCTACATCTGCTCTTGATGTTTCCATACAAAAAAATATAATTGAGCTTTTAGTTAAATTACAAAAAGAAAGAGATTTATGTATAGTTTTTATTTGTCATGATATTGCACTTGTCCAATCTTTTGCTCATGAAATTGCAGTTATGTATTTAGGTAATGTTTTAGAAGTTTTACCAGGAGAAAAATTAAAGGACAGTGCTTATCACCCATATACAAAAGCTCTTTTAAGTTCATTATTTTCTATCAATATGGATTTTTCTAAAAAGATAACTAGTATTGAGGGAGATGTACCTAGCCCTATTAACTTGCCTAGTGGTTGTGTATTTCAAGGGCGTTGTAAATTTGTAAAAGATAAATGTAAAGGACATAAACCTATTTTAGAAGATATTGAGAAAAAGCATGAAGTAGCTTGTTATTTTACAAAAGAAATAAATAATTTATAATTTTATTAGTTACACCGTTATCTTATGTTAAGATTAACTCCTTGACTTAACCATAAGATAATGGTGTTTTTTTTTATTACATAAAAAATACTAGACACATTTCTGCATCTAGTATTTTTAACTTTAAAAAGGGGTATTAATATAATTTTTAGAACTTATAATTTAATCTTACTCCGTAATTTAATTGAGATTTCTTGTAACCTTGA
This Fusobacterium animalis 7_1 DNA region includes the following protein-coding sequences:
- a CDS encoding ABC transporter ATP-binding protein: MVRDLSKNNELILEARNVTKQFKVSKNNILTACDNINLSMYKGKTLGIVGESGCGKSTFLRMLMNLEKISSGEIFYKGKDISKFSKDEIWESRQHIQMVYQDPGASFSPRMKVVDILTEPLINYDRLKKEDKEKKAIELLEMVDLPADFLHKYPHNMSGGQKQRIGIARALSLEPEVLVCDEATSALDVSIQKNIIELLVKLQKERDLCIVFICHDIALVQSFAHEIAVMYLGNVLEVLPGEKLKDSAYHPYTKALLSSLFSINMDFSKKITSIEGDVPSPINLPSGCVFQGRCKFVKDKCKGHKPILEDIEKKHEVACYFTKEINNL